The Phormidium sp. PBR-2020 DNA segment TTGGAAGTCTGTCCGTCCACAGCCGCGAATTAAGAGGGAATCCCCTGTGAGGAGATGGGTTCCATTCACTAGATAGGCCATGTGGCTATCGGTATGGCCTAAACTGGCGATCGCCTGAATGTTGACCCCACCTAAGACCAACTCCTCTCCATCTTTAATGAAGCGATCGGCACAGTTGGCCTGGGCATTTTCGGGGACGATTCCCTGACAGCCGGTTCGTTCTCGCAATTTCCCCGTCGCCGTGATGTGGTCGGCATGAACATGAGTTTCTAAGCCATAGCGTAGCTTCAAGTTTAGTTCTTCGAGGAGTTGCAGGTCTCGTTCGAGTTGTTCGAGAACCGGGTCGACGAGGATGGCATCGCGAGTCTCCTCATCGGCAATCAGGTAGGTATAGGTGGAGGTCTCTGGGTCGAAAAGTTGGCGAAATAGCATGGTGGTATGTGGGTTGAGAGGAACAAGGGCGCAGAGTGACGACTTGAGGTTTAGGGCACTCTCTTCTTGTATCTAATTGACTGGTTATATGGTAGCACTGCTGACTGAAATTTAAAAGGAATTTTTCAATCGCTTCATAGCAGCAAAGGATTGGCTTTGCTGTTCTAGCTGTAGCGTCAGGACATCACAGGCTAACTCACAGAGGGAGAAGACCACAGGATTGGCAATACGGTAATAGACGTGAACCCCCTGTTGGCGACGGGTGACGAGTCCGGCCTGGGCCAAAATTCGCAAATGCTTGGAGACGTTAGCCTGTCCCAATTCTGTGGCTTCGATAATCTCCGAGACGTTTTTCTCGCCCGCCTTGAGGCTACAGACGATTTGCAGGCGACTCACCTCGGACAGGGTCTTGAAGAATTCGGCAATATCGTTGAGGGCTTCTGGGGGAATCTCGATTAAACGACAATCACTCGGGCGGGGAGTGGAGGAGGGAGAGGTTGGAGTCATGGCGCTTCATTGATACATATACATATATTACCAGCAAGTATAAAAAAAATAAGGACAAAACCATCAATTATATTCCTGTATCTCAGACGGCTGTCTTACGGGGGTCTGGTCAGGGAACCGGTCTTGGCTGTACGGATATTACGACTCTTATTTCGTCAAGGGAACTTTACAAAGTTTTACAAAATGTTATGATGGTTTACAGAACGCAGAAAGAAACCGACATAGGAGAACTCAATATGACTTTGTTTATCATTGCCTTACTATTCACCG contains these protein-coding regions:
- a CDS encoding MBL fold metallo-hydrolase; the protein is MLFRQLFDPETSTYTYLIADEETRDAILVDPVLEQLERDLQLLEELNLKLRYGLETHVHADHITATGKLRERTGCQGIVPENAQANCADRFIKDGEELVLGGVNIQAIASLGHTDSHMAYLVNGTHLLTGDSLLIRGCGRTDFQSGDAGSLYDVVTERFFTLPENTLVYPGHDYRGQTVSTIGEEKRHNPRFAGRDRAEFIELMANLNLPNPKKIAEAVPANQRCGNVPA
- a CDS encoding winged helix-turn-helix domain-containing protein; amino-acid sequence: MTPTSPSSTPRPSDCRLIEIPPEALNDIAEFFKTLSEVSRLQIVCSLKAGEKNVSEIIEATELGQANVSKHLRILAQAGLVTRRQQGVHVYYRIANPVVFSLCELACDVLTLQLEQQSQSFAAMKRLKNSF